Proteins from a genomic interval of Staphylococcus debuckii:
- a CDS encoding glycosyltransferase, producing the protein MHKELILLTNYFPYYKGEEYLEEEINYLAEEFDHITVIPTMVSPSMQLTRTVPGSATVLDLPFPQGLKNKAVNFLKTAPHIMLNRSRLKGIGQNAGSLNPYKWMYNLYFEARTDAIYYDLVHSGLLPENDKDTQLYLYSYWFYITANLGTKLKYEYYGDTSIPLISRGHGYDVNDYIKPFSFLPMRKGMLSRVDTLYPVSDTSSQYLQKKFPKYADKIETRRLGVGKGDFQVSERNPMLIVSCSTIRQLKRLDVIIDALAQLNEAGYVFKWVHIGDGPDTEKIKARAAEKLNADEYEFIGRLPNQEVRQWYHDYNPSLFVNTSESEGVPVSVMEAMANAIPVVASDVGGTAEIVKPEYNGLLIGADLSVDDTASAIEDFIQMSDEQYLYYAEGAYQSWKDLSDSETLYTSFAQALVERGQDCK; encoded by the coding sequence ATGCATAAAGAATTGATTCTGTTGACGAATTATTTCCCTTATTACAAAGGTGAGGAATATTTAGAAGAAGAAATTAATTATCTTGCAGAAGAGTTTGATCATATTACGGTGATTCCTACGATGGTAAGCCCATCCATGCAGTTAACACGTACTGTTCCAGGCTCTGCTACTGTCTTGGATCTGCCTTTTCCGCAAGGGTTGAAGAATAAAGCAGTGAACTTTCTGAAGACAGCGCCGCATATTATGTTGAATCGCAGTCGTCTGAAAGGGATTGGTCAGAATGCAGGTTCGCTCAACCCTTATAAATGGATGTATAATCTGTACTTTGAAGCGCGTACAGATGCCATTTATTATGATTTGGTTCATTCGGGTTTGCTGCCGGAAAATGACAAAGATACTCAATTGTACCTTTATAGTTATTGGTTCTATATTACTGCCAACTTAGGTACCAAGCTGAAATATGAGTATTATGGTGATACTTCAATTCCGTTGATTTCTCGTGGCCATGGCTATGATGTCAATGACTATATCAAACCTTTTAGTTTCTTGCCTATGCGTAAAGGGATGTTGTCACGTGTCGATACGCTTTATCCTGTATCGGATACCAGCAGTCAATATTTGCAGAAGAAATTCCCGAAATATGCTGATAAGATAGAAACAAGACGTTTAGGGGTCGGGAAGGGAGATTTCCAAGTTTCTGAACGCAATCCGATGTTGATTGTGAGTTGTTCAACGATTCGCCAGTTGAAACGTTTAGATGTCATTATCGATGCTTTAGCGCAGTTGAATGAAGCGGGTTATGTATTTAAATGGGTACATATCGGTGATGGTCCGGATACTGAAAAGATTAAAGCACGAGCTGCTGAAAAATTAAATGCAGATGAATATGAATTTATCGGGCGTCTACCAAATCAAGAGGTGCGTCAATGGTATCATGATTATAATCCTTCACTGTTTGTGAACACTTCGGAATCAGAAGGGGTGCCGGTTTCAGTCATGGAAGCCATGGCTAATGCGATTCCGGTAGTTGCATCAGACGTAGGAGGCACCGCAGAAATCGTGAAACCTGAATATAATGGTTTGCTGATCGGCGCTGATTTAAGCGTGGATGATACAGCCTCTGCGATTGAAGATTTTATTCAAATGTCAGATGAACAGTATCTGTATTATGCTGAGGGTGCTTATCAAAGCTGGAAAGATTTAAGTGACTCAGAAACACTCTATACCTCTTTTGCGCAAGCGTTAGTCGAGAGAGGACAAGATTGCAAATAG
- a CDS encoding O-antigen polysaccharide polymerase Wzy family protein, whose product MIVLALGIIFSNINLLFSALLLFFLNNIIYGFESFNRRIIFFMFNVTFFVFLMGRMFVSQVFHYKEKEFKLLGTYFTDQSTIINILIMLSLSLFCLYLGYALLDRNIHRSFDRYIPEETDYIRNIRTISLIVFAIAIVFKLIYLAGAIQASQSLGYYAYFSTFKSSLPGPLVLISRMFPIAFFVYLATLPAIKRAWIPILAYLFVDGLSVLTGSRSDFMLDVLILFIYFCYRNQIAEKTQTYKWFGKKTLITGIIAAPVLLALMNFVGNNRGSTSTSSNSVLDSLMSFFFSQGISVNVIGYTIEKAKEIPDKIYSIGPLTEYIKFNLWGNLTGGHGGWSGQSVDRALEGYQYSHTISYVIMKDLYLKGVGYGSSFVAELYHDFGYAGIILGSMIIGLLIGWFTKMLTSKHIIVIAIALIMARMTLFIPRASTIAFIIDTFSPANIFTAIVIFAGERVLRPYLNRRRKKS is encoded by the coding sequence GTGATAGTCCTCGCATTGGGAATAATATTCTCAAATATCAATTTGCTATTTAGTGCGCTCTTGTTATTCTTTCTGAACAATATTATATATGGATTTGAATCGTTCAACAGACGGATCATTTTCTTTATGTTTAATGTGACTTTCTTTGTTTTTTTAATGGGAAGAATGTTTGTCAGCCAAGTCTTCCACTACAAAGAAAAGGAATTTAAATTATTAGGGACTTACTTTACGGATCAGTCTACGATTATCAATATTTTGATTATGCTGAGTTTAAGTTTGTTCTGTTTATACTTAGGTTATGCACTGCTAGATCGTAACATTCATCGCAGTTTCGATCGCTATATTCCTGAAGAAACGGATTATATTAGAAATATTCGTACCATCAGCTTAATTGTCTTTGCGATTGCAATTGTCTTTAAATTGATTTATTTAGCTGGTGCCATTCAAGCATCACAATCACTAGGTTATTATGCCTATTTTTCAACTTTTAAATCGAGTTTGCCAGGACCCTTAGTTTTAATCAGCAGAATGTTCCCGATTGCTTTTTTCGTCTATCTCGCAACGTTGCCTGCTATTAAACGGGCTTGGATTCCGATTCTTGCTTATCTATTTGTAGATGGTCTATCAGTTTTAACAGGTTCGCGTTCTGATTTTATGTTGGACGTATTGATTCTGTTTATCTATTTCTGTTACCGAAATCAAATTGCAGAGAAAACGCAGACGTATAAATGGTTCGGAAAGAAGACTTTGATTACAGGTATTATTGCGGCGCCTGTGCTTTTGGCTTTAATGAACTTTGTAGGGAATAACCGTGGCAGCACGTCGACTAGCAGTAATTCAGTGCTGGACTCTTTAATGTCGTTCTTCTTTTCCCAAGGAATCAGTGTGAACGTCATCGGTTATACGATTGAAAAAGCAAAAGAAATTCCAGATAAAATTTATTCAATTGGACCTTTAACAGAATACATTAAATTCAATTTGTGGGGTAATTTGACTGGCGGACATGGAGGTTGGTCAGGCCAATCTGTAGATCGTGCATTGGAAGGGTATCAATATTCTCATACGATTTCTTACGTCATAATGAAAGATTTGTATTTAAAAGGTGTAGGTTACGGCTCAAGTTTCGTGGCTGAACTGTATCATGACTTCGGGTATGCCGGTATTATTCTCGGCAGCATGATTATTGGATTATTGATCGGATGGTTTACTAAAATGCTGACATCTAAGCATATTATCGTGATTGCAATTGCTTTAATTATGGCTAGAATGACTTTATTTATTCCACGTGCCAGCACAATTGCATTTATCATCGATACATTCTCACCAGCGAATATCTTTACAGCTATCGTGATTTTTGCCGGCGAACGTGTGTTACGACCTTATCTCAATCGCAGAAGGAAAAAATCATAA
- a CDS encoding oligosaccharide flippase family protein translates to MNQRRAGAIISYISIFGNILVAVLYTPFFIRTLGTSEYGLYNLVLSFLVYLNIMDLSFGNTIAKYLSQNRVNGSKKQESRILGNILNIYFLCSLMIGLLGVILYFNADAIFGQSLGPKQLSELKLMLIFIIINIMISFYPGIFNGILQAYEYFAIAKTMLLIRVIAPSIIATPFLLMGYGAVTIIVITLSVNFLVLVLGMIMCRSRVQIKFDWRGSVNLTSLIQQKELNVYLGLVLVSIAIEQLTLNFGQMILGAINGTVAVAIFVIAVQFVKIFQQFATSINNVTFPRFSMLVVEGADNDTLLNEMTRVSRIQLIVLTFILSGFVIFGENFIVIWAGPDFRPAYIMTVVLMFTITFQLSQLPAVSIIQAHNRQTFRFIVLAATLLIAIVGAVITAPQYSGYGVSLSIGIFSFLGYTLIMNVYYHRKIGLDMQKFWLEMGKIWLPMIVMTAVYYFVYQWIAEHFGKGLIILGINIIVYSLLYSVVLWTVIMSNSEKKIAYHILNRFNPKKGSKAH, encoded by the coding sequence ATGAATCAAAGAAGAGCTGGAGCAATTATTTCCTACATATCCATATTCGGTAATATTTTAGTAGCGGTGTTATATACACCTTTCTTCATCCGTACGCTCGGAACTTCCGAATATGGATTATATAACTTAGTCCTTTCATTCTTAGTTTACTTGAATATTATGGACCTTTCATTCGGGAATACGATTGCTAAATACCTATCACAAAACAGAGTCAACGGCTCTAAGAAACAAGAGTCGCGTATCCTCGGCAATATCTTGAATATTTATTTCTTGTGCTCGCTCATGATTGGATTGTTGGGCGTGATTTTGTATTTTAATGCAGATGCTATCTTCGGTCAGTCTCTTGGACCGAAGCAATTATCAGAACTGAAATTGATGTTGATTTTTATCATTATCAATATCATGATTTCATTTTATCCAGGTATCTTTAATGGTATCTTACAAGCCTATGAATATTTTGCGATTGCAAAAACAATGCTGCTCATTCGTGTCATAGCACCTTCTATTATTGCAACGCCATTTTTATTAATGGGTTATGGGGCAGTGACAATTATCGTTATTACTTTAAGCGTTAACTTTTTAGTCTTAGTGCTTGGAATGATAATGTGTCGATCACGTGTGCAGATCAAATTTGATTGGCGCGGTTCGGTGAATCTTACAAGTTTAATTCAGCAGAAAGAATTAAATGTTTATCTAGGCCTCGTGCTAGTCTCAATTGCCATTGAACAATTGACTTTAAACTTCGGCCAAATGATATTAGGTGCCATTAACGGTACAGTAGCAGTTGCGATATTTGTTATCGCTGTGCAGTTTGTTAAGATTTTCCAGCAGTTTGCGACTTCTATCAATAATGTGACTTTCCCGAGATTTTCCATGTTAGTAGTGGAGGGAGCCGATAACGATACGTTATTAAATGAAATGACGCGTGTCAGCCGGATTCAATTGATTGTATTAACATTTATTTTATCAGGCTTTGTTATTTTCGGTGAAAACTTTATTGTGATTTGGGCAGGCCCCGATTTCAGACCTGCATACATCATGACGGTAGTATTAATGTTTACGATTACCTTCCAGCTTTCGCAATTGCCGGCTGTGAGTATTATTCAAGCACATAACCGCCAGACATTCCGTTTTATTGTCTTAGCAGCAACCTTGTTGATTGCTATCGTAGGGGCAGTGATTACGGCACCGCAATACAGTGGCTATGGAGTCTCGTTATCAATCGGTATCTTTAGTTTCTTAGGTTACACATTGATAATGAATGTGTACTACCATCGAAAAATCGGATTGGATATGCAGAAGTTTTGGCTTGAAATGGGTAAAATCTGGTTGCCGATGATAGTAATGACTGCAGTTTACTATTTTGTTTATCAATGGATAGCTGAACATTTCGGCAAAGGTTTAATTATTTTAGGCATCAATATTATTGTGTATTCATTACTCTATTCTGTCGTATTATGGACTGTTATTATGAGTAACAGTGAAAAGAAAATCGCATATCATATTCTAAATCGCTTTAATCCTAAAAAAGGAAGTAAAGCACATTAA
- a CDS encoding LTA synthase family protein: protein MAHNSRCKTFLKRTVIRFGLLIIATAVLISGLYYSSNKLKLPEVYRAYNQDSKYIEDNYVTSEAAHLKFPKQKRNLIHIYLESMENSYTSKSLGGYMDENLIPNLTKLSNEGVHFSNTDKPFGGPQQIYGSGWSVAGMVNMGMGIPLKIPMNGNSYGKSGYFLPGAVGIGDLLHKEGYNQTIMFGADADFGGLTTYFTTHGHYKIFDVKYARQQKLIPKDYNVWWGFEDDKLYGFAKDEITRLSKAGKPFNFTMETADTHFPDGYLSKNAPTPHKSQYANAISYSDEEAVKFIKWIQAQPFYDNTTIVITGDHRSMDKKFFKHFDSKYNRTVFNLILNPAVKPHQTKQRQYAPLDFYPTILSAMGVEIKGHRLGLGTDLFSKEKTLIERDGFKKFDSELSIRSNYYDKEFVSEKQSH, encoded by the coding sequence ATGGCTCACAACTCAAGGTGCAAAACATTCCTTAAACGTACCGTCATTCGTTTCGGTTTATTGATTATTGCGACAGCAGTTTTAATCTCTGGTCTTTATTACAGTTCTAATAAATTGAAACTCCCAGAAGTCTATCGCGCCTATAATCAAGATTCAAAATATATTGAAGATAATTATGTCACTAGCGAAGCAGCACACTTGAAGTTTCCGAAACAAAAACGCAATCTAATTCATATCTACTTAGAATCAATGGAGAATTCTTATACTTCTAAATCACTAGGTGGCTATATGGATGAAAATTTAATTCCGAATCTGACAAAGCTTTCAAATGAGGGTGTTCATTTTTCCAATACGGACAAACCATTTGGAGGACCTCAGCAAATATACGGTTCAGGTTGGTCTGTTGCTGGTATGGTCAATATGGGGATGGGGATTCCTCTGAAAATACCGATGAACGGGAACAGCTATGGCAAATCTGGTTACTTCTTGCCAGGAGCAGTCGGTATCGGAGATCTCTTGCATAAAGAAGGTTATAACCAAACAATTATGTTCGGTGCAGATGCTGATTTCGGCGGTCTGACAACTTACTTCACTACACACGGGCATTATAAAATCTTTGATGTGAAATATGCGCGTCAGCAAAAATTAATTCCTAAAGATTACAACGTGTGGTGGGGATTTGAAGATGACAAACTTTACGGATTTGCGAAAGATGAAATTACACGTCTTTCTAAAGCAGGCAAACCGTTTAATTTCACAATGGAAACAGCAGATACGCATTTCCCAGACGGCTACCTTTCAAAAAATGCGCCAACTCCGCATAAAAGCCAATACGCTAATGCAATCTCCTATTCTGATGAAGAAGCTGTGAAATTTATTAAATGGATTCAAGCACAACCATTCTACGATAATACGACTATTGTTATTACTGGGGATCACCGCAGTATGGATAAAAAATTCTTTAAGCACTTCGATTCAAAATACAATCGTACTGTGTTCAATTTGATTTTAAATCCTGCTGTAAAACCACATCAAACTAAACAGCGTCAATATGCGCCACTTGATTTCTATCCAACTATCCTTTCAGCTATGGGTGTAGAAATTAAAGGACATCGTCTTGGACTCGGAACAGATTTATTCTCAAAAGAAAAAACTTTAATTGAACGCGACGGTTTCAAAAAGTTTGATAGTGAATTGAGTATCCGCAGCAACTACTATGATAAAGAATTCGTTTCTGAAAAACAGTCTCACTAA
- a CDS encoding TetR/AcrR family transcriptional regulator has product MNPKDLRVVKTKRALSESLLSLLENKPFSSITVNMICEEALVHRTTFYKHFFDKYDLLSYLLHNLTQDYFDKDVRERIQQPFQSIAAFIDFPINKISEKQKHDAKFFETATSIFIDKLREDIENNRDKIEIDSDIPISLVARVFEASIQAMGEWNHVDNCYNINNESGGKLSLEKLDEIFNKLVNIKIKEDI; this is encoded by the coding sequence TTGAACCCGAAAGATCTACGCGTGGTTAAAACGAAACGCGCTTTATCAGAATCACTGTTGAGTTTGCTTGAAAATAAACCCTTTTCTTCCATCACAGTGAATATGATTTGTGAAGAAGCGCTGGTACACCGAACTACTTTTTACAAACACTTTTTTGATAAATATGATTTACTGTCTTATTTACTGCATAATCTAACTCAAGACTACTTTGATAAAGATGTTCGCGAACGTATTCAACAGCCTTTCCAATCTATTGCTGCATTTATTGATTTTCCTATTAATAAGATTAGTGAAAAGCAAAAACATGATGCCAAATTCTTTGAAACCGCAACTTCTATCTTTATTGATAAATTACGAGAAGATATTGAAAATAATAGAGATAAAATTGAAATCGACAGCGACATTCCTATCAGTCTGGTTGCACGTGTCTTTGAAGCTTCTATTCAAGCGATGGGTGAATGGAATCATGTAGATAATTGTTATAATATTAATAACGAAAGCGGTGGCAAATTATCTTTAGAGAAGTTGGATGAAATTTTTAATAAACTGGTGAATATTAAAATTAAAGAAGATATTTAA
- a CDS encoding MMPL family transporter: protein MAKFLYKIGSFIAKHKWWALVAWVVLIAAVLSPIAIDKPKFDNDIKMTGLKSIDTNKKIEKHFNVDSEKATITVVMKSHSKDGIVKKDVMKDVQKTLDDIKDDDKHVDKITDPYKNRQISKDKTTAFADIQYDVSATSLSNKSKDKVTDNLDDLKDKHNLETELTGNGMSGSVDTGGASEIIGIAVAFIVLLITFGSFVAAGLPIISAVVGLVTSVSIIGLMTKIVDVPNVTLTLAVMIGLAVGIDYALFILFRYRQIIKEERDVPKAVGLAIGTAGGAVIFAGITVIIAVCGLGLIGIKFLGIMGYMSAISVFFAVISALMLVPALISIFHKAIRPKVERKSRKTADTRWSRFVVGSPLAAVLVGVIILGLAAMPISQMRLGIPDDGVKPDHTTQKKAYDIMSDKFGEGFNGKIPMLVNVKDKKDNPEEMQKDLKKLSKDIKDMDNVDMVTPPQMSKNNDYALITVIPDKGPQAKGTDDLVKDLRDYHDDAKDKYSFLTEISGQSVINLDMSKKLNNAIPVFAGIIVALAFLLLMLVFRSIIIPLKAVGGFLLSLTATLGFTTLVMQEGFMKQLFGVHETAPVLAFLPVIVIGILFGLAMDYEVFLMSRIHEEYSRTRDNKHSIKVGIRESGPVIIAAALIMISVFMAFAIQDDVMIKTMGIALAFGVFFDAFVVRLLMIPALTALFGKAAWYLPAWLNRILPKIDIEGHALEDMMPREDYITEQEERAAQRRKYSVVNEETADTRNLYKQLRNTTDQPNHLIYDALLLYAKDHAPEIYREYTGKENSGEQGEMEDTSQRSLHPHSGSGYNEVGHDENHPHTTEAPSIIQGNGTTRYSTPNAQQREDLYRLLSQQSKNISEMNDIIKHLINKNNK, encoded by the coding sequence TTGGCAAAGTTTCTTTATAAAATCGGTTCATTTATTGCGAAACACAAATGGTGGGCCCTTGTCGCATGGGTCGTCTTAATTGCAGCAGTACTTTCACCGATTGCAATAGATAAACCCAAATTTGATAACGACATCAAAATGACCGGTTTAAAATCTATAGACACGAATAAGAAAATAGAAAAGCATTTTAATGTAGATAGTGAAAAAGCCACCATTACAGTGGTGATGAAATCACATTCTAAAGATGGAATAGTGAAAAAAGACGTCATGAAAGACGTTCAAAAAACCTTAGATGACATCAAAGATGATGACAAACATGTAGATAAAATCACAGATCCATATAAAAACAGACAAATCAGCAAAGATAAAACTACAGCCTTTGCAGATATTCAATATGATGTTTCAGCTACATCCTTAAGTAATAAAAGTAAAGATAAAGTCACAGATAATTTAGATGACTTGAAAGATAAACATAATCTGGAAACTGAATTAACAGGTAATGGTATGAGCGGCAGCGTAGATACAGGTGGTGCTTCAGAAATCATCGGTATCGCAGTAGCCTTTATCGTCTTGTTAATTACATTCGGTTCATTTGTCGCAGCAGGATTACCGATTATTTCAGCGGTCGTCGGCTTAGTAACCAGCGTCAGCATTATCGGTTTAATGACTAAAATCGTGGATGTGCCGAACGTTACGCTCACACTCGCAGTCATGATTGGACTCGCAGTCGGTATCGACTACGCACTCTTTATCTTATTCCGATATCGTCAAATTATTAAAGAAGAGCGCGACGTTCCTAAAGCAGTCGGTTTAGCAATTGGTACGGCAGGCGGCGCAGTTATTTTCGCCGGTATTACCGTAATTATCGCAGTTTGCGGACTTGGACTTATCGGCATCAAATTCTTAGGTATCATGGGTTACATGTCAGCTATCAGTGTCTTCTTCGCAGTAATCAGTGCACTGATGCTAGTACCGGCGCTAATCAGTATTTTCCATAAAGCGATTCGACCGAAAGTAGAACGCAAATCACGTAAAACTGCAGACACACGCTGGTCTCGCTTTGTCGTTGGCAGTCCGCTTGCAGCTGTATTAGTCGGTGTAATTATTTTAGGTTTAGCTGCTATGCCGATTTCACAAATGCGTTTAGGTATACCAGATGACGGTGTTAAACCCGATCATACCACGCAAAAGAAAGCTTATGACATAATGAGCGACAAGTTCGGAGAAGGCTTTAACGGTAAAATTCCGATGCTTGTGAATGTTAAAGATAAAAAAGACAATCCAGAAGAAATGCAAAAAGACTTGAAAAAATTAAGCAAAGACATCAAAGACATGGATAATGTCGACATGGTGACTCCACCGCAAATGAGTAAAAACAATGACTATGCCTTGATTACAGTTATTCCAGATAAAGGACCGCAAGCCAAAGGCACAGATGATCTCGTGAAAGACTTGCGAGACTATCATGATGATGCCAAAGATAAATACAGCTTCTTAACTGAAATCTCAGGCCAAAGCGTAATCAACTTAGACATGTCTAAGAAATTGAACAATGCGATTCCTGTCTTTGCAGGTATCATCGTTGCATTAGCATTCTTATTATTAATGCTCGTCTTCCGTTCAATTATCATTCCATTGAAAGCAGTAGGCGGCTTCTTGCTCTCCTTAACTGCTACACTTGGATTTACAACACTCGTCATGCAAGAAGGCTTTATGAAACAACTTTTCGGTGTCCACGAGACCGCTCCTGTCCTAGCCTTCCTGCCAGTCATCGTCATCGGTATCCTCTTCGGATTAGCGATGGACTACGAAGTATTCTTAATGTCCCGAATTCACGAAGAGTATAGTCGAACTCGCGATAACAAACACTCAATTAAAGTGGGTATCCGAGAAAGCGGCCCTGTAATCATTGCGGCAGCCCTTATCATGATAAGCGTCTTCATGGCCTTTGCCATCCAAGACGACGTGATGATTAAGACAATGGGTATCGCACTCGCATTCGGTGTCTTCTTCGATGCCTTTGTGGTCAGATTATTGATGATTCCAGCACTTACCGCTTTATTCGGCAAAGCAGCGTGGTACCTGCCAGCATGGTTGAACCGTATCTTGCCGAAAATCGATATCGAAGGACATGCCTTAGAAGACATGATGCCACGCGAAGATTACATTACAGAACAAGAAGAACGCGCAGCACAACGTCGCAAATACAGTGTAGTCAACGAGGAAACCGCAGATACACGCAACCTTTACAAACAATTGCGCAACACAACAGACCAACCGAACCACCTTATCTATGACGCGTTGCTGCTGTATGCGAAAGATCATGCACCAGAAATTTACCGAGAATATACTGGAAAAGAAAACTCTGGAGAGCAGGGAGAAATGGAAGACACCTCCCAACGCAGTCTGCATCCACATAGTGGCAGCGGCTATAATGAGGTCGGTCATGATGAAAATCATCCGCACACTACAGAAGCACCAAGTATCATTCAAGGTAATGGAACAACAAGATATAGCACGCCAAATGCACAACAACGCGAAGATTTATATCGTCTCTTAAGCCAACAAAGCAAGAACATCAGCGAAATGAACGATATTATCAAACACTTAATTAACAAAAACAATAAATAG
- a CDS encoding bifunctional glycosyltransferase/CDP-glycerol:glycerophosphate glycerophosphotransferase, whose product MNDLTVIITYYNSEEYIRDCIESLKQQRNQNFDVIIVNDGSTDDSETILKEALEDYDKSIHYINLPENQGHAHARNLAMQDVTTPYFMFLDADDQLATYAINFYLKNINGLDALIAPINNFSVNRPQYIDPNKVRLEYMKAKHNPNSFLRKNTACNILFKTAIVQAHNLQFDEHLKTYVDNSFVVDYLPYVNRFVRIFGFPFYYRGEVYDPFETEKLTAQDADELFEDYADSYLHTVQKTKNKKVKRFLTDKMAKKIRHVFDPAQKDIGFHYAQHENTLVELARKIKRPLLEQGGALFKVEMLFLMLRQPKAAYTVNRTREWIRLMKNIVLNQKGKNRSIYELTDARENVENTTIVFETFGGKNYSDSPKYIYEYMQEKYPYYNYVWSFKKPSAHAVPGNAQKVKRGSKAYYKAYSDAHYWVANARMPLYLNKKANQTYIQTWHGTPLKRLANDMKVVRMPGTTTSAYKRHFKEETERWDYLISPNRYSTEIFESAFWMNPERILEIGYPRNDVLVNRQDDQAYINEIRENLNIPQDKKVITYAPTWRDDEFIKRGQYLFKLQIDLDHLQQQIGDEYVILLRMHYLIANALDLSGYEDFAIDVSNYEDTSEIFLISDALITDYSSVMFDYGILKRPQFFFAYDIEKYDKGLRGFYMDYKNDLPGPIFTDPHALSESLKDIPKVKRDYQEKIDAFYDRFCSIENGKASQYIGDMIHNHIEQNK is encoded by the coding sequence ATGAATGACTTAACGGTTATCATTACTTACTATAACTCAGAAGAATATATTCGTGATTGTATTGAAAGTTTGAAGCAACAACGTAATCAAAATTTTGATGTAATCATCGTGAATGACGGTTCTACTGATGATTCAGAAACTATTTTAAAAGAAGCACTCGAAGATTATGATAAATCTATCCATTATATCAACTTGCCAGAAAATCAAGGACATGCGCATGCTAGAAATTTGGCGATGCAAGACGTAACGACACCTTACTTTATGTTCTTAGATGCAGATGATCAACTAGCAACGTACGCGATTAATTTTTATTTGAAAAATATCAATGGGCTCGATGCATTAATTGCGCCAATTAATAATTTCAGTGTCAATCGACCGCAGTACATCGACCCCAATAAAGTCAGATTGGAATATATGAAGGCCAAGCACAATCCGAATTCCTTTTTACGTAAGAATACAGCATGTAATATCCTGTTTAAAACAGCAATTGTGCAAGCACATAATTTACAATTCGACGAGCATTTGAAAACCTATGTCGATAATTCATTTGTAGTGGATTATCTTCCATATGTAAATCGGTTCGTGCGTATCTTTGGTTTCCCATTTTATTATAGAGGCGAAGTTTATGACCCGTTTGAAACTGAGAAATTGACTGCACAAGATGCCGATGAATTATTCGAAGATTACGCGGATAGTTATCTGCATACTGTGCAAAAGACGAAGAATAAGAAAGTGAAGCGCTTCTTGACAGATAAAATGGCGAAGAAAATCCGCCATGTGTTTGATCCGGCGCAAAAGGATATTGGATTCCATTATGCACAACATGAAAATACTTTGGTCGAATTAGCACGCAAAATTAAAAGACCGCTTCTCGAACAAGGTGGCGCCTTATTCAAAGTTGAAATGCTCTTTCTCATGTTGCGTCAACCGAAAGCAGCTTATACTGTCAACCGTACACGAGAATGGATTCGTCTCATGAAAAATATTGTCTTGAACCAAAAAGGCAAGAATCGTTCTATTTATGAACTGACAGATGCACGGGAAAATGTGGAGAATACTACTATCGTCTTTGAAACATTCGGCGGTAAAAATTATAGCGATAGTCCTAAATATATTTATGAATATATGCAGGAGAAATATCCTTACTATAATTATGTTTGGTCCTTTAAAAAACCTTCTGCACACGCTGTGCCAGGAAATGCGCAAAAGGTGAAGCGGGGTTCGAAAGCTTATTATAAAGCCTATTCGGATGCCCATTACTGGGTAGCCAACGCCCGCATGCCATTATATTTGAATAAAAAAGCAAACCAGACATACATTCAAACTTGGCACGGCACACCTTTGAAACGCTTGGCTAATGATATGAAAGTGGTACGTATGCCTGGAACTACAACATCAGCTTATAAACGTCATTTCAAAGAGGAAACAGAGCGCTGGGATTATTTAATTTCACCCAACCGTTATTCCACAGAAATTTTCGAGTCTGCCTTTTGGATGAATCCAGAACGCATCTTAGAAATCGGTTATCCACGTAATGATGTGCTGGTCAATCGCCAAGATGATCAAGCTTATATAAATGAAATCAGAGAAAACTTGAACATTCCTCAAGATAAGAAAGTCATCACCTACGCACCGACTTGGCGTGATGATGAATTTATCAAGAGAGGTCAGTATTTATTTAAACTACAAATCGATTTAGATCACTTGCAACAACAAATCGGTGATGAATATGTGATATTACTGCGCATGCATTATTTAATAGCGAACGCTTTAGACTTAAGCGGCTACGAAGATTTTGCAATCGATGTTTCTAATTATGAAGACACATCAGAAATTTTCTTGATTTCAGACGCCTTAATTACAGATTATTCGTCAGTCATGTTTGATTACGGCATCTTGAAACGCCCGCAATTCTTCTTTGCGTACGATATTGAAAAGTATGATAAAGGACTGCGTGGCTTCTACATGGACTATAAAAATGATTTACCGGGTCCTATATTTACTGATCCGCATGCATTGTCAGAAAGCTTGAAAGATATTCCGAAAGTGAAAAGGGACTATCAAGAGAAAATCGATGCCTTTTACGACCGCTTCTGCAGCATTGAAAACGGTAAAGCTTCTCAATATATCGGTGACATGATTCATAATCATATAGAACAAAATAAATAG